The following is a genomic window from Citrifermentans bemidjiense Bem.
GGGAAGGGGAGTTCCTGAACCGGAAGAAGGATGGCGAACTCTTCTCCGAGCACGCAACCATCTCCCCCATCCGGAACAAGGACGGCGTCATCACCCATTTCCTGGCCATCAAGGAGGACATCACCGAAAGGAAGCTTTTGCAAGCCCAGCTTTTCCAGTCACAGAAGATGGAGTCGATCGGAAGGCTCGCCGGCGGAGTGGCGCACGACTTCAACAACATGCTGAGCGTCATCCTGGGGAGCGCGCAGTTGGCGATGCGCTGCGTTACCGAGGGGACCCCGGTCTGGCAGGACCTGGAACAGATAGTACAGGCCGGGAAGCGCTCCAGCCAGATCACCCGCCAGCTTCTCGCCTTCTCCCGAAAGGAGATCATCGCGCCGCGCGAGGTGAACCTGAACGAGCACTTCACGGAGATGCAGAAGACGCTGGGGCGCCTGATCGGCGAGGACATCCGCATGAATTTCAATCCGGAGCCCGGCCTTTGGACCATCGATGCGGATACGACGCAACTGGACCAGATCCTGGTCAACCTGGCGGTGAACGCACGCGACGCAATGGGCAACGGGGGGGTACTCACCATAGAAACGGCAAACGTCCGGGTGGATGGCAGCTACAGCCAATTTCACCTGGATGCCTCCCTTGGGGAATACGTGCAACTTGCGGTCAGCGACAACGGCTGCGGCATGGACCGCGAGACCCTGGCGCAGATTTTCGAGCCCTTTTTCACCACGAAAGAGGTGGGCAAGGGGACCGGGCTCGGGCTCGCCACCGTCTACGGCATCGTAAGGCAGCACAACGGCTTCATTAACGTCTACAGCGAACCGGGTGAGGGAACCACCTTCCAGATAAACTTCCCCAGGTGTTCCGGAGCCGCGGTCGATGCGGCAAAAGACGAAGAGGTTTCGCTCAGCGGTTCGGGAACGGTGCTATTGGTCGAGGACGACCCGCTGGTGCGCAGAACAACACTCAACACACTCAAGGAGATCGGCTACCACGTCATCGAGGCGGCCGGCGCCGATGAGGCTATCGCCCTTTGCCGCAAGGAAGATGCCGAGCTCGACGTCATTCTCACCGACGTGGTGATGCCTGGCATGAACGGCAAGGAGATGGTCGATGCCATCGAGTCGTTTCGCCCGGGGCTCAAGGTGCTATTCATGTCCGGCTACACAAAAGACCTGGTGGCGCAACGTGGCGTGGTGGAAGGGGGGAGACACTTCATCCAGAAGCCTTTCGATATCCAATCCCTGGCCAGAAAGCTGCGTGAAACGATGCAGCGCTGAGTACTCATTTGAGTGACACATGTAATCAACACCACCAGACCGCCCCTCCGCAGTTCCGACGCCACTCGCAACAGTCGCCACCGTAAAATAGCCAGTTAGCGCGTATACTTTTTTTAAACTTCATATCCCGCCAAAATGGCACGGTGGGTGCTAACGCATGCGTATCTGATTGCAGCAACAACCACCGCGCAAAGGTTTAATCATGAAAACAATCGGCTTACCTAAGAAGCAAGGGATGTACGATCCCCAGTTCGAGCACGACGCCTGCGGCGTCGGCTTTGTCACCCACATCAAGGGGAAGAAATCCCACGAGATCGTCCAGCAGGCGATAACCGTCCTGGCGAACCTCGACCACCGCGGCGCGGTCGGCAGCGAGCACAACACCGGCGACGGCGCAGGCATCCTGATTCAGATGCCCGACGCTTTCTTCCGCAAGGTATGCCCCGAGGCCGGCATCGAACTGCCGGGGCCGGGCGAATACGGCGTGGGCATGCTCTTCACCTCGCCCGAAGCTACCGAACGCAGCGCCGCGAAGCACCTGTTCCAGCGCATCGTTGCGGAGGAAGGGATGGAAATGATCGGCCGGCGCGTCGTGCCGACCGACAACTCCTTGCTTGGCGATACCGCCAAGGCCGGCGAGCCGCTGGTACGTCAGATTTTCTTCAAGCGCAACGCCGCCTGCCCCGACGAGGATGCCTTCAACCGCAAGCTCTATGTCGTGAAGCAGCGCGCCCTGCATGAGATACGCGACAATGGGGTCGATCCCTTGTGGTACTTCTCCAGCATGTCGACCCGCACCATAGTTTACAAGGGTATGCTGATGCCGGCCCAGCTGGACCAGTACTACCCCGACCTGCGCGACGAAGCGGTGCAGACCGCCATCGCCGTGGTCCATTCCCGTTTCTCCACCAACACCTTCCCGAGCTGGGACCGTGCGCATCCGTACCACATGCTGGCCCACAACGGCGAGATCAACACCCTGCGCGGCAACGTCAACTGGATGCACGCCAGGCAGTCGATGTTCAGTTCCGACCTCTTCGGCGAGGACATGAAAAAGCTCCTGCCGGTTATCGACGCCAACGGTTCCGACTCCGCCATGTTCGACAACTGCCTTGAGCTCTTGGTGCAGTCCGGCCGCTCGCTCCCCCACGCCATGATGATGATGGTGCCGGAGCCGTGGGAAAACCACGAAACCATGAACAAGGAGAAGCGTGCCTTCTACGAGTACCACTCCTGCCTGATGGAGCCCTGGGACGGCCCCGCCGCGCTCACCTTCACCGATGGCCGGACCATCGGCGCAGTCCTCGACCGCAACGGCCTGCGCCCCTGCCGCTACTATCTGACCGACGACGACCTGGTGGTGATGGCGTCCGAGGCCGGCGTGCTGCAGGTGCCGCCCGAAAAGATCATCAAGAAGGGACGGCTGCAGCCGGGCAAGATGTTCCTGGTGGACACCGTACAGGGGCGCATCATCCCCGACGAGGAGGTAAAGGGGGAACTGGCCTCGGCCAAGCCTTACGCCGACTGGGTCAAGGTGAACCACCACTCGCTGCAGGACATCCCGAAGGCCGCCAAGGCGCCTTTCGTCGAGCATTCGCCGCTTTTGCAGCGGCAGAAATCCTTCGGCTACACCTTCGAGGACCAGCAGACCATCATCGGCCCGATGGCCACCGACGGCATCCAGCCGCTCGGCTCCATGGGAACCGACACCCCGCTGGCGGTCCTCTCGGAGAAGCCCCAGCTTCTGTACAACTACTTCAAGCAGCTCTTCGCCCAGGTGACCAACCCGCCGATCGACCCGATCCGCGAGGAGATCATCACCGCGACGGCGGTCCGCATCGGCTCCGAGTCGAACCTTTTGAAGCCGACCCCCTCGAGCGCCCGCGTCATCCGCCTGGAGCACCCGATCATCGGCAACGAGGAGTTCGAGAAGCTCAGGAACCTGGACCGCCCCGGCTTCAAGAGCACCACCCTGTCGCTTTTGTTCAAGGCTACCGACGGCGCCGAAGGGATGGAGAAGGCGCTTGACAGCCTGTTCAACACCGCCGTCCACGCGATCGAGACCGGCACCACCATCCTGATCCTGTCCGACCGCGGCGTCAGCGAGGAGTATGCGGCCCTGCCGGCCCTGTTGGCCGTGGCAGGTCTGCACCACCATCTGATCCGGACCGCCACCCGCACCCACGCCTCCATCGTGCTGGAGTCGGGCGAACCGCGCGAGGTGCACCATTTCGCGGTGCTCTTGGGGTACGGCGTCACCGCCATCAACCCCTACCTCGCCTTCGAGTCCATCGACGACATGATCCAGCAGGGGATGCTCCCCGGGCTCGACTACAAGACCGGCGTCAAGAACTTCATCAAGGCTTCGATCAAGGGAATCGTCAAGACCATGGCCAAGATGGGGATCTCCACCATCCAGAGCTACCGCGGCGCCCAGGTTTGCGAAGCGGTCGGCCTGCACGACTCGGTCATCGAGAAGTACTTCACCTGGACCCCCTCCCGCATCGGCGGCATCGACCTGGAAGGGATCGCCCAGGAACTTTTGAACCGCCACCGCAAGGCGTATCCTCACCGGGTCGCAGCCGAGCCGTCGCTCGACCCCGGCGGGCAGTACCAGTGGCGCCAGGAGGGGGAAGAGCACCTTTTCAACCCGCTCACCATCCAGTCGCTGCAGAAGGCGACCAAGACCGGCGATTACCAGGAGTTCAAGGTCTTCTCCAAGCTGATCGACGACCAGAACGAGCGCATCTACACCCTGCGCGGGCTTTTGGACTTCAACACCGAAATCAGGATCCCGGTCCCCCTGGAAGAGGTGGAGTCCGTTGAAGAGATCATGAAGCGGTTCAAGACCGGGGCCATGTCCTACGGCTCCATCAGCCAGGAGGCCCACGAGGCCTTAGCCATCGCCATGAACCGGATCGGCGGCCGCTCCAACACCGGCGAGGGTGGCGAGGACCCGGAACGCTTCACCTGGACCAACGACCAGGGAGATTCCAAGAACAGCGCCATCAAGCAGGTCGCTTCCGGCCGTTTCGGCGTGACCAGCAACTACCTGACCAACGCCTCCGAGCTGCAGATCAAGCTGGCGCAGGGTGCTAAGCCGGGCGAAGGGGGCGAGTTGCCGGGTAGCAAGGTCTACCCCTGGGTCGCAAAGACCCGGCACACCACCCCGGGGGTAGGCCTCGTATCGCCCCCGCCGCACCACGACATCTACTCCATCGAGGACCTGGCGGAGCTGATCCACGACCTGAAGAACGCCAACCGCCGCGCCCGGATCAGCGTCAAGCTGGTCTCCGAGGTCGGCGTCGGCACCATCGCGGCCGGCGTTGCCAAGGCACACGCCGACGTCGTCCTGATCTCCGGTTACGACGGCGGCACCGGCGCTTCGCCTCTCTCCAGCATCAAGCATGCGGGACTCCCCTGGGAGCTCGGGCTCGCGGAAACCCACCAGACCCTGGTGCTCAATAACCTCAGGAGCAGGATCATCGTCGAGGTCGACGGCCAGCTGAAGACTGGCCGCGACGTGGCCATCGCGGCGCTCCTTGGTGCCGAGGAGTTCGGCTTCGCAACCGCGCCGCTGGTCACCCTTGGCTGCGTCATGATGCGCGTCTGCCACAGCAACACCTGCCCGGCCGGCGTCGCCACCCAGGACCCGGTCTTGAGGGCCAAGTTCGCCGGCAAGCCGGAGTACGTCGTCAACTACATGCGCTTCATCGCGCAGGAAGTGCGGGAGATCATGGCCGAACTCGGCTTCCGCAACTTCAACGACATGGTGGGTCGCGCCAACCGCCTTGAGCCCAAGCGCGCCGTAGCGCACTGGAAGGCCCAGGGACTCGATTTCAGCAAAATCCTGTACCAGCCGCAGATGGCAATCAAGGGGAGCCGCTACTGCACCGAGTCCCAGGACCACGGGCTGGAGAAATCCATCGACTACACCAAGCTCCTTGATATCTGCAAGCCGGCCCTGGAGAAGAAGGAGAAGGTCAGCGCCGAACTCTCCATCACCAACGTGGACCGGGTAGTAGGTACCATCGTCGGCAACGAAGTCACCCGCGCCTATGGTGCCGAGGGGCTACCCGACGACACCATCAGGCTCAAGTTCCACGGCTCGGCCGGCCAGAGCTTCGGCGCCTTCATCCCGAAAGGGATGACACTGGAGCTCTCCGGAGACGTCAACGACTACCTGGGCAAAGGTTTGAGCGGCGGCACCATCGCGGTCTACCCTCCCGCCGGCTCCAACTTCAAGGCAGAGGAGAACATCATCGCCGGCAACGTCGCCTTGTACGGAGCCACCAGCGGCACCGCCTACTTAAGCGGCATCGCGGGAGAGCGCTTCTGCGTCCGCAACTCCGGCGTCAACGCGGTGGTGGAAGGTGTCGGCGATCACGGCTGCGAGTACATGACCGGCGGCATAGTGGTGGTGCTCGGCGAAACCGGCAGGAACTTCGCCGCCGGCATGAGCGGCGGCATCGCCTATGTCCTGGATGAGGCGGGACAGTTCAAGGACCACTGCAACACCGACATGGCGGACCTTGAGCAGCTGGACGAGCGGGACCAGGAGACGGTCCGGGAGATGATCGAGCGGCACAAGGAGATGACCGGCAGCAGCCGGGCCGCCGCCATCCTCGCAGATTGGCGCAGCTTTGCACGCAAATTCGTCAAGGTCATGCCGAGGGACTACAAGCGTGTACTCCAGGCGCTCGCCCGGGCGAAAGCCGCCGGATTGAGCGGCGACGAAGCCCTGACAGCGGCATTCGAGGAGAATGCCGGCGCGGCCGCACACTAAACTAACGAGCAAATCTTGAGAATAGGATAGAGCTATGGGAAAACCAACCGGATTCATGGAATATCTTCGCGAACTCCCGTCGGACCGCGAGCCGCTGGAGCGGCTCAAAGATTGGGACGAGTTCCACCTGCACCTGCCGGAGGAGAAGCTCCGCACCCAGGGCGCCCGTTGCATGGACTGCGGCATCCCGTTCTGCCACACCGGGAAGCTGGTGAGCGGCATGGCCTGCGGCTGCCCGGTCAACAACCTGATCCCCGAGTTCAACGACCTGGTCTACCGCGGGCTTTGGAAGCAGGCGTACGACAGGCTCTCGCGGACCAACAACTTCCCCGAGTTCACCGGCCGGGTCTGCCCCGCCCCGTGCGAGGGGTCGTGCACGCTGGGTGCCAGCGAGCCTGCGGTCACCATCAAGAACATAGAAGTGAGCATCATCGAGCGCGCCTGGGACGAAGGGTGGGTCACCCCTACCCTGCCGCAGGTCCGCACCGGCAAGAAGGTGGCGGTCGTTGGCTCCGGCCCCGCAGGGCTTTCCGCGGCCGAGCAGCTCAACAAGGCCGGGCACCAGGTGACCGTGTTCGAACGGGCGCCGCTTCCGGGGGGGCTTTTGATGTACGGCATCCCCAACATGAAGCTGGACAAGCAAAACATCGTCATGCGCCGCATCCGGCTCATGGAGCAGGAGCAGATCGCCTTTGTCTGCAACACCAGCATCGGCGGGGCCGATTACCCGGTCGAGAAGCTCAAGAGCGAGTTTGACGCCGTGGTCATGGCTACCGGCGCCACCCTCCCCCGCGACCTCAACATCGAGGGGCGCTCGCTTCAGGGTATCCGCTTCGCCATGGATTTCCTGACCGCCAACACCAAGGCGGTGCTGGAAAAAGGGAGCAAGTTCATCTCGGCGCAAGGGAAAGACGTGATCATCATCGGCGGGGGCGACACCGGCACCGACTGCGTGGCCACCTCGCTGCGCCATGGCTGCAACTCCGTTACCCAGCTGGAAATCATGCCCCGTTCCCCCGACACCCGCGCCGATGACAACCGTTGGCCGGAATGGCCCAAGACCCACAAGGTCGATTACGGGCAGGAGGAGGCTGCGGCGAAATTCGGCGCCGACCCGCGCGTTTTCCTCACCACCGCGACCAAGTTCGAAGGGGATGCGGAGGGCAAGGTGAAGGCGGTGCACACGGTCCAGGTGAAATGGGAGAAGAACGCCCAGGGCCAGTTCGTCCCCACCCCGGTGCCGGGGACCGAAGAGGTCCGGCCGGCAAGCCTCGTGCTGTTGGCTATGGGCTTTCTGGGCCCCGAGCAGGAACTGCCGGCGGCACTCGGGCTTGAGCGTGACGGGCGCAGCAACATCAAGGCCGACTACGGCCGCTACGCCACCAACATCCCCGGCGTGTTCGCAGCCGGCGACTGCCGCCGCGGCCAGAGCCTCGTGGTCTGGGCCTTCAACGAAGGACGCGGGGCAGCGCGCGAGTGCGACCGTTTCCTGATGGGAGACACCGAGCTTCCCTAAAGCTGACGAGCACCTGTCGGCACGCATGCAAACATGAAGGCACCCGGCCTATTCGGCGGGTGCCTTTTCTTGTGCCGTTTACCACTCATCGTTTATCAAATCCCGCGTCGGATTCGACAAATCCTGCCCACAATTCGTCACAACCCCTCCCCTTTTCAGCGAATCAACCCTGAATCTAATGAAATTTTTGGGCAAATCAGGCGATTCCGCTCCAGATTTAGCGGATTCTCTTTCAAATCCGATCAATCCGGCTGCCAATTCGACGAAACCGACACGCAATTCGCAAGATCAGGCCTCAAATCTTCTAAATCGGCACGTGCCCGGCACTTTTTTCATTAGTTCAGCACAGCCTGAGGAGGGGGGGAAGAGCTTAAGGGGGGGACTTTCGAGGGGTTCCCAGATGGAATGCTTCCACCTGGGAACCGTTGAGGCAGGATCAAACCGACCTGAGGGTGATGTAATTCGACCAAGGGCCCAGTTCATTGTGGCGCATGGCCCTGATCCGGAACCAATACTTCGTGCCGGGAGTGAGCCCCTTTACCACAATACCGGTACAGTTCGGCGCTGCGGCCAATAGACTCCAGTTCTCCTCCAGGTTCGGATCCCCCGTGCAGCCCCATATCTCGAACATCTTGGCGCCCTTGACGGACGAGACTGTCCCCAGCATTTCTCCGTCTTTGGAACCGTACTTCAGCTTGAAGTTTTCCGGTTTAGCCAAGCGCGACTTGACAGCGCTGGTCTTCGTCGCTACCGGTCCCAGCCCAAGTTTCTCCGGCACGGTCGGGTCTTGCGTGGCCGCCAACTTGGCAAGCCCCAGCAACATGAGATGCTGGCGGTTCAGTTCCTTGCGATCCGCCTCGCAGGCGGCGACTTTTTCGGGGTCGCCTTGCAAGGAACCATTGTAGCTTTCGAGGAAGCGGTCACGTGCCCCCCTGTAGACAACAGGAGAAGTCAGCAGTGACAACAGGTAAGCGTGCAACTCGTCAGTGTACGAACGTGACACCGGTGCAGTCTTGGGAACCATATCGGCGTTGGATGTCTTTTGTGGCATAGGACCTCCCGATACGCATAATGTGAATTACTTAATGCAACATGCTACATCATTCCCCACTGTCCACAACCTACAGGGATATTTTTTTTGTTCGACGACCAGAACCACCCGACCGTGGCATCAAGCTGGCCGGGCCGGTACATACGGAAGGCGAGGTTAATAAATTAGTAATTTACAATTTTTTCATTTCTTTTTAGGTCAAAATGATGTACTAACATAACCCGCCTTTAATTATGTTTATCCAAGGAGCTATCATTTAATGGCAAAGGGAACATACATGCACTTGTGGGCATCCTTCGCGATCCTCGCCCTATCGATCCTGTCCAATCCTCTGGAATCGCATGCTCAGCAAAGCCAGTACCCAATCTCATGCGACGAGTGCCACCGGATGCCCCCTCTTGACAGTCCGTACCGCAACCCTGATACCGGCGGCTTCACGGGAAACCACGAAACCCATAACCCTCCGTCCATTGCCTCGAAGCAATCCTGCGAGAAATGTCACGCCGGGAGCGGGAGCTTCCTGACGTCCCATCGAGATGGATTCATCAACATGACGAGCAACATCAACAGCTCCGCCCATCCTTTGCGTTCGGTCTATAACAAGCCGAGGTTTTTCAACCAGACGACACTGCCCACGTTGCAGACCTGCTCCAACGTCAACTGTCACTTCGAAACCACAACTCCTGCCTGGGGCAGAGCCGCATATTCTTCGCCCAGCGACTGCGACAAGTGCCACCAGGCGGCGCCGAGTGACGGGAATCACCCTGTAGGCGCCCAAAAGCACGCCCAGTACTATGGCACTACCACGTCCTCTTGCGCAAAATGCCATCCCGACCACACCGGCGAACCGGCACCCTTTGGCCATGCCACTAGTGCGGGAAACCGGACTTTGAGCGTAAGATTTGCCGCCCTTCCCAATAACGGCTTCGGCCGCTACACCGGAAACGTCGCCTACCCGTACTATCTCCCCAGCAAAAACGCCGCGCGCAGCGGGACGTGCAGAAACACCTACTGCCACAGCCCCGGCACCAAGCCCGCCGGCAGCTCGGCAGATCCCAACAAGAGCGCAGCCTGGGGCGGAACTCTGGACTGTACCGGTTGTCACAAGGGGTCGGTTTCCGGTGACTACATGAATACCGGAAGCCATTACGCGCACGTCTACGGAGACGGAAGCGCCAAATCGCAGATATCATGCGTGAAATGTCATGCCGCGACCGCCGCGGCCGATATGGCTATTTCGGACCGGTCGCGGCACGTAAACGGTCAGGTGGAGGTGGCCTTCGACAGCAGTTCCAACCCGA
Proteins encoded in this region:
- a CDS encoding hybrid sensor histidine kinase/response regulator translates to MNRDTLTVELERLRQENEVLSGQVKRLVKAESRLYDYQEKLDLQLKEYSGLYDLNSRLYTCRDLPAIFDLATEYVINRLDYERVLFFQKTENSGAYAVCACDGYHYPQEKEGVSSLTLSRQAAILTPLFAGANYSICTTDSQSPDLVEHRDLLLMHEYFICPLGNRTDPVAFLAVGNSAENAEFYRRISDSEEALFGLGNLVGLLSSTIENQILYTGMKKALEQERLAEAKYRGIFENAMEGIFQTTPDGKFLSCNPATAAILGYSTPEEVLEGVVNVGLQLYVDPQRRDELYAMMFQRQNVKNFEVEFCRKDGSRIWVDLSTRPAFNEEGELIYIDGVIQDITERKHNEEALRKLSQVVEQSPVSIVITDTQGRIEFVNPKFVQLTGYSPGEVLGQNPSILNSGKAPIDKSRKLWETIRAGKVWEGEFLNRKKDGELFSEHATISPIRNKDGVITHFLAIKEDITERKLLQAQLFQSQKMESIGRLAGGVAHDFNNMLSVILGSAQLAMRCVTEGTPVWQDLEQIVQAGKRSSQITRQLLAFSRKEIIAPREVNLNEHFTEMQKTLGRLIGEDIRMNFNPEPGLWTIDADTTQLDQILVNLAVNARDAMGNGGVLTIETANVRVDGSYSQFHLDASLGEYVQLAVSDNGCGMDRETLAQIFEPFFTTKEVGKGTGLGLATVYGIVRQHNGFINVYSEPGEGTTFQINFPRCSGAAVDAAKDEEVSLSGSGTVLLVEDDPLVRRTTLNTLKEIGYHVIEAAGADEAIALCRKEDAELDVILTDVVMPGMNGKEMVDAIESFRPGLKVLFMSGYTKDLVAQRGVVEGGRHFIQKPFDIQSLARKLRETMQR
- the gltB gene encoding glutamate synthase large subunit, with product MYDPQFEHDACGVGFVTHIKGKKSHEIVQQAITVLANLDHRGAVGSEHNTGDGAGILIQMPDAFFRKVCPEAGIELPGPGEYGVGMLFTSPEATERSAAKHLFQRIVAEEGMEMIGRRVVPTDNSLLGDTAKAGEPLVRQIFFKRNAACPDEDAFNRKLYVVKQRALHEIRDNGVDPLWYFSSMSTRTIVYKGMLMPAQLDQYYPDLRDEAVQTAIAVVHSRFSTNTFPSWDRAHPYHMLAHNGEINTLRGNVNWMHARQSMFSSDLFGEDMKKLLPVIDANGSDSAMFDNCLELLVQSGRSLPHAMMMMVPEPWENHETMNKEKRAFYEYHSCLMEPWDGPAALTFTDGRTIGAVLDRNGLRPCRYYLTDDDLVVMASEAGVLQVPPEKIIKKGRLQPGKMFLVDTVQGRIIPDEEVKGELASAKPYADWVKVNHHSLQDIPKAAKAPFVEHSPLLQRQKSFGYTFEDQQTIIGPMATDGIQPLGSMGTDTPLAVLSEKPQLLYNYFKQLFAQVTNPPIDPIREEIITATAVRIGSESNLLKPTPSSARVIRLEHPIIGNEEFEKLRNLDRPGFKSTTLSLLFKATDGAEGMEKALDSLFNTAVHAIETGTTILILSDRGVSEEYAALPALLAVAGLHHHLIRTATRTHASIVLESGEPREVHHFAVLLGYGVTAINPYLAFESIDDMIQQGMLPGLDYKTGVKNFIKASIKGIVKTMAKMGISTIQSYRGAQVCEAVGLHDSVIEKYFTWTPSRIGGIDLEGIAQELLNRHRKAYPHRVAAEPSLDPGGQYQWRQEGEEHLFNPLTIQSLQKATKTGDYQEFKVFSKLIDDQNERIYTLRGLLDFNTEIRIPVPLEEVESVEEIMKRFKTGAMSYGSISQEAHEALAIAMNRIGGRSNTGEGGEDPERFTWTNDQGDSKNSAIKQVASGRFGVTSNYLTNASELQIKLAQGAKPGEGGELPGSKVYPWVAKTRHTTPGVGLVSPPPHHDIYSIEDLAELIHDLKNANRRARISVKLVSEVGVGTIAAGVAKAHADVVLISGYDGGTGASPLSSIKHAGLPWELGLAETHQTLVLNNLRSRIIVEVDGQLKTGRDVAIAALLGAEEFGFATAPLVTLGCVMMRVCHSNTCPAGVATQDPVLRAKFAGKPEYVVNYMRFIAQEVREIMAELGFRNFNDMVGRANRLEPKRAVAHWKAQGLDFSKILYQPQMAIKGSRYCTESQDHGLEKSIDYTKLLDICKPALEKKEKVSAELSITNVDRVVGTIVGNEVTRAYGAEGLPDDTIRLKFHGSAGQSFGAFIPKGMTLELSGDVNDYLGKGLSGGTIAVYPPAGSNFKAEENIIAGNVALYGATSGTAYLSGIAGERFCVRNSGVNAVVEGVGDHGCEYMTGGIVVVLGETGRNFAAGMSGGIAYVLDEAGQFKDHCNTDMADLEQLDERDQETVREMIERHKEMTGSSRAAAILADWRSFARKFVKVMPRDYKRVLQALARAKAAGLSGDEALTAAFEENAGAAAH
- a CDS encoding glutamate synthase subunit beta; protein product: MGKPTGFMEYLRELPSDREPLERLKDWDEFHLHLPEEKLRTQGARCMDCGIPFCHTGKLVSGMACGCPVNNLIPEFNDLVYRGLWKQAYDRLSRTNNFPEFTGRVCPAPCEGSCTLGASEPAVTIKNIEVSIIERAWDEGWVTPTLPQVRTGKKVAVVGSGPAGLSAAEQLNKAGHQVTVFERAPLPGGLLMYGIPNMKLDKQNIVMRRIRLMEQEQIAFVCNTSIGGADYPVEKLKSEFDAVVMATGATLPRDLNIEGRSLQGIRFAMDFLTANTKAVLEKGSKFISAQGKDVIIIGGGDTGTDCVATSLRHGCNSVTQLEIMPRSPDTRADDNRWPEWPKTHKVDYGQEEAAAKFGADPRVFLTTATKFEGDAEGKVKAVHTVQVKWEKNAQGQFVPTPVPGTEEVRPASLVLLAMGFLGPEQELPAALGLERDGRSNIKADYGRYATNIPGVFAAGDCRRGQSLVVWAFNEGRGAARECDRFLMGDTELP
- a CDS encoding fibronectin type III domain-containing protein, producing the protein MPQKTSNADMVPKTAPVSRSYTDELHAYLLSLLTSPVVYRGARDRFLESYNGSLQGDPEKVAACEADRKELNRQHLMLLGLAKLAATQDPTVPEKLGLGPVATKTSAVKSRLAKPENFKLKYGSKDGEMLGTVSSVKGAKMFEIWGCTGDPNLEENWSLLAAAPNCTGIVVKGLTPGTKYWFRIRAMRHNELGPWSNYITLRSV